CCATGACGGCGTCCCCGCACAGGGTGAGGCCGACGATCAGCAGCAGGCGGCACCACGCCCGGCCCCCGAGCCGATCGACCACGTCCCGGGCTTCCGGGCCGAGCGACCGGCCGTGACCCCGAGGCCGACCGTCGCCGACGTCCCGCCGGCCCCGACCTCCTCGTCGGCCCCGCCCTGGCGTCCTCGTCGTCCCCCCGTCGACCTGCCGGTGGACGACGACGTCGACGAGACCCGCATCGTCCGCCGTGGTGGCCTGGGGACCGAGTACGTCCTGCAGTTCAGCACGGGTGAGAGCATCACGGTCGACGGCACGGGTCTCGTCGGCCGGGCGCCGACGCCCCAGCCAGGGGAGCGGTTCGACCAGCTCGTCCGCATCGTCGATCCCGGGAAATCAGTGTCGAAGACGCATCTCGAATTCGGTCAAGAGGCCGGAGCCTTGTGGGTCAGCGACCGGTGGTCCGGCAACGGCACGGTCGTCCGCCCTCGTGATCTCCCGCCCCGCCGTGCCGATCCGGGCGTCCGCGTCCGGGTGACGCGCGGCACCCGGGTCGAGATCGGCGAGCAGTTCTTCGTCGTCGTCTGACCGACGACTCCTCCACACGCGGCAGGGTCGGCGGGTCCTCCCCGGCCCCGCCCACCCGGCACCGATCACGGCAGGCAGTCCGCTCCACTGGGGGCATGGACTCCTCCACCCCCGCGTCGTCGTCGACTCCCGCGTCGTCGTCGACTCCCGTGCCGTCGTCGACTCCCGTGACGTCCCCGTCCGTCGCATCCCGCGTGCGGCTGCCGTCGGCACCGGCCCGCCCCCGTCCGACAGCCGCGCCGGTCGCGGCGATCTCGACGGGCGCCCTCGTGTCGGGGTGCGGGGCCCTCGTCCCCTGGACCGGCCCGCCTGCCGTCCTCGCGTCCTCGGTCGCGACGGCTCTCGCGGTCCTCGTCGGCTGGGCCGTCGACCGTGTCGCCGGGGCGACCCTCACGGCCCGTCGCGAACGATCGCGATTCCTGGAGTCCCTCGACGCGGTCGAGGAGGTCGTCACGAGCCTCCGGGCGGCACGGTCGCGTGAACTGGCCGACTGGTACCCGACGGCCGATCGACTCGGTGCGTCCGACGCCGCACGTCGTCCGACCCGGGTGCTGGTGCTCGGGGTGGGTCGCGCCTCCAGCGGGCTCGCGCTCGAGGGGCGTCCCGAGGACGACCTCGAGCCGGGCGACCCGGCCGTCGCCCGACTGGCACGCCTCCGGGCCGAGGCGGCCACCCTCGACGAGGCGCCGCTCTGCGTGCCCCTCTCGTCGACCGTCCGGATTGTCGGACCGCCCGTCGTGGCCGAGGCCGTGGCGTCGGGCCTCCGCCGTCAGCTGCGGGCGGCGGGGGCGTCGGCTGCCCAGGCGGCCGAGGCCGTCGACTGCGTGCTCGTCGGTGTGGTGCCCTCGGTGGGGGCCCTGCCCGTGGCCGAACCGCCCGCGGTCGACACGGTCGTCGTGATCAGCCCGGACGGTGAGGCCACGGTCACCCTCAAGGACGGTAGGCCGTGTCGGCAGAGCCTGCGGGTCGCGTTCGTGTCGGTGCTCGACGACGCCGCGCGATGCGTCTAGCGGTCGAGCCCGCTGCCGAGACGGATGCGGCCCACGAGGCCGTCACCGCCGGTGACCTTCTCGAGCGTGCGCTCGATCACGCGATCGGCGGCGGCTGCGTCGACAGCCCCCTCGTCGACCAGGAGGCGCAGCGCGACCAGGGTGCCGGCCCTCACGTTCCCGTCGAGCACCTTCACGGCCACCGCGACGCCGTCGGTCGTGCCCATCACCATGACGCCCTCGGCGCCCAGCTTGGCCAGCACCCCCAGCTCGTCGATCGTCACCGTGTTGGCGCGGCCGGGGCCGTCGATCGCCCAGGCGTCGCCGAGGACGGCCTCGACGAGGTGCGCCGCGTGGTCGTCGCGTCCCGCGCCGGTCGGGCGGACCGACCCGGTGATGCGGGCGATCGCCCGGGCCAGGCCGACCACGGTGGTCGCGATCACCGGGGCGCCGCAGCCGTCGACACCGGCGTGGTCGACGGTCTCGCCGGTGAACTCGGCGACCGTCTCGCGGACGGCGGCCTGCAGGGGGTGGTCGGTGGCGACGTAGCTCGACGGGTCCCAGCCGTTCTCGGCGCAGGCGAGCAGGAACGAGGCGTGCTTGCCCGAGCAGTTCATGGCGAGGCGGCGCTTCGCGGACGCCTCGCGGGCGCTTGTTCGGTCGCCGGGCCAGTCCGGCGGGCAGAGGAGATCGTCCTCGGTGCTGCCCGAGCGGCCGAGCAGTGCCTCGACCACGTCGAGGTGGGCCCGCGTGCCGGCGTGGCTCGCCGTCGCCAGCACGGCCTGCGGGCCGTCGAGCGAGACTCCGGACCGCAGCACCGTCAGCGCTTGCAGCGGTTTCAAGCACGAGCGTGGGTAGATCGTCGCGTCGGCGTCCCCGACGCGACGCAGTTCGTGCCCGTCGGCATCCACGACGACGCCCGCACCGAGGTGACGGCTCTCGTCCCAGCCCGAGCGTTCGAGCACGGCCAGCTCGACGCTGCCCGAGGCGGTCAGGGGGTGACGGGAGGGCACGGCGGGGCGGGGGTCGGTCATGATGGGGAGTGTACCGAGGCCCGCCACGCGACCACGTCGCACCGACGAGGGGCCCAGAGGGAGGCAGCATGCTCGACCACGACTACGCCGTCGACGTCCACTGGACGGGCGACCGGGGCGAGGGCACCACCTCGTACCGTTCGTACGGCCGGGACAACACGATCGTCGCCACCGGCAAGCAGCACGACATCCTGGCGTCGGCCGATCGCACGTTCCACGGCGACGCCGACCGGTGGAACCCCGAGGAGCTGCTGCTCGCCGCCCTGGCACAGTGCCACCTCCTCAGCTACCTGCACGTCGCCGCCACCGCGGGCGTGGTCGTGGTCGCCTACGAGGACGCCGCCGTGGGGCGCATGACCCAGACGCAGGACGGCGGCGGTCGCTTCACGTCGGTCACCCTGCGGCCCCGGGTGACCGTCGCCGACGACGACATGGTCGAGCGCGCCCTCGAGCTGCACGCCGAGGCGAGCCGCAAGTGCTTCATCGCGGCGTCCGTCGCCTTCCCCGTCGGCCACGAGCCGACCGTGGTGGCGGCGTCCAGAGAAGCCGACCGGGCGTGAGGCAGAATGGCACGGCACCTCCGCCGCGCCGAGTCCCACGGCGCGAGCCCCGTCACTCCGACCGAGAGATCCCCATGCGCCGCTCCCTCGCCCTCCTGGCCGTCCCCGCCCTCCTCTTGTCGTTGGCGGCCTGTGCCGGCGACGCCGGCGGGTCGTCCGACACCGCGACGCCGACCAGCTCGGCGTCGTCGACGTCCGACGTCCCGCTGCGGGCCTCGGGCGAGCCCCAGGCCCCGCAGGCCGGCTTCCCGACCGTCGAGCTCGACGCCGACGGCCGTCCGACGGTGACCGTCCCCGAGGCCGACGCGCCGACCGAGCTCGGTGTCGAGACCCTGATCAAGGGCGACGGCGCCACGGTCCAGGCCGGTGACACCGTCACCGTCCAGTACCAGGGCGTCATCTGGAACACCGGCGAGATCTTCGACGAGAGCTGGTCGCGCGGCGCGCCGGCCACCTTCTCGACCGACCAGGTCATCACCGGCTTCGCGGACGGCATGGTGGGGCAGACCGTCGGGTCGCAGACGGTCGTCGTCATCCCGCCGGCCGACGGCTACGGCGAGGCCGGCGCCCCGCAGGCAGGCATCTCGGGCACCGACACGCTCGTCTTCGTCATCGACATCCTCGCCGTCTCCTAGCCGACCGTCGCCGTCGACCACCGAGACGACTCCTCGATGACCCGCACCGCGCCTCCTCGTCCGTCCACCCGTGTCCGTCGAGGACGGATCGTCGCCCTGGCGGCCGTTCCGCTCGTCGCCCTCGTGCTGAGCGGTTGCACGGGGGGTTCCGACCAGCCGTCTCCCACGGCGAGCGGCGCCGACGGCGACTGCAAGGCGCCGGCGTCGGGGTCGCTGTCCGACGGCGTCGACGTCACGGGCGAGGTCGAGGCCGCGCCCGAGGTCAGCTTCGACACCCCGCTCGAGGTCACGTCGACCCAGCGCACGACCCTGGTCGAGGGCAGCGGCGAGGTCGCCGGCCCGGGCGCGGTGGCCAACGTCCGCATCGCGGTCTACGACGCGACCACCGGGGCCGAGGTCACGTCGGCCGGTTTCGACGAGGGCCAGCAGCCCACGCAACTCACGGTGAGCACCGACTACTACGTGCCGGGCATCGTCGACGCGATCGCCTGTGTGCCCTCGGGCAGCCGCACGGTGACCGTCGCCTCGGCGGCCGACATGACGACCGCGACCGCGGGGGAGCAGGCCGCCACGCCCACGCCCGTGGTCATCGTCGCCGACGTCGTCTCCATCGTGCCCACCAGGGCGACGGGCGAGGCCCAGCCTCCCGAGGACGGCTTCCCAGCGGTCGAGCTCGCGGACGACGGTCAGCCGACCGTGACCATCCCGCCCGGCACCGACCCGCCGTCCGATCTGCAGATCGAGGTCCTGAAGAAGGGCGACGGCCCCGTCGTCCCCGACCCCGCGAACGTCACCGTCCAGTACCAGGGCGTCAACTGGACCACCGGCGAGGTCTTCGACCAGAGCTGGGGCAAGGGCACGCCGACGCCGTTCTCGACCGACCAGGTCGTGCCGGGGTTCGCCAAGGCCATGATCGGTCAGACGGTCGGGTCGCAGGTCGTGGTGATCATCCCACCCGCCGAGGGCTACGGCGAGGCCGGTCAGCCCTCGGCCGGCATCGGAGGCACCGACACGCTCGTCTTCGTGATCGACATCCTCGCCGTCGCCTAGCCGCGGGTCGCCCAGCCACGGGTCGCCTGGCCGCGGGTCGCCTGGCCACGGGTCGCCCAGACACCGGCCACCCGTGGCGGCGAACGGCCCCGCCGGTGCTCGCCCTAGGCTGACCCCATGCGTCGCATCACGATCCTCGGCTCCACCGGTTCGATCGGGGTCCAGGCCCTCGACGTCGTCCGGGCCCACCCCGACCTCTTCGAGGTGGTCGGCCTCTCCGCCGGCTCCGACCGCCAGGGCGTGGCCGCTCAGGCGGCCGAGTTCGGCGTCGAGCACACGGCCCTCGGCACCGACGAATCGGTGCAGCTCGTCCGCGACGTCCGGGCCGACGTCGTCCTGAACGGCATCACGGGCTCGGTCGGTCTCGCACCGACCCTCGCCGCCCTGGACTCGGGTGCGTCGCTCGCCCTGGCGAACAAGGAGAGCCTGATCGTCGGTGGCGACCTCGTGACGCAGCGGGCCGCCCCCGGTCAGATCGTGCCGGTCGACTCCGAGCACTCGGCGATCGCGCAGGCCCTGCGCTCGGGCAGCGACCGCGAGGTGCGCCGGCTCGTCCTGACGGCGTCGGGCGGGCCGTTCCGCGGTCGCACGCGGGACTCGCTGGCCGCCGTCACCCCGCGCGAGGCGCTCGCTCACCCCACCTGGGACATGGGCCTGGTCGTCACGACGAACTCGTCGACCCTGGTCAACAAGGGGCTCGAGGTGATCGAGGCGCACCTCCTGTTCGACGTCGACTACGACCACATCGACGTCACGGTGCACCCGCAGTCGATCGTCCACTCCATGGTCGAGTTCGTCGACGGCTCGACCATCGCCCAGGCCTCGCCGCCCGACATGCGCCTGCCGATCTCGCTCGGGCTCGCCTGGCCGGACCGCGTCGACGGGGTGGGCGTCCCGCTCGACTGGACCCGCGCCTCCACCTGGACCTTCGAGCCCCTCGACGAGCAGGCCTTCCCGGCCGTCCGGCTCGCCAAGCAGGTCGGGCGGGCCGGGGGGACCTACCCGGCCGTCTTCAACGCGGCCAACGAGCAGGCCGTCCTGGCGTTCCACGCGGGACGCGTCGGGTACCTCGACATCCTCGACGTGGTCGAGGCCGTCGTCGACCGCCACACCGCGGGCGAGAGCAGCCTCGAGGGCGTGCTCGACGCCGAACGCTGGGCACGTGCCGAGGCGGACGCGCTGCTGGCCCGCTGAGCCCGCCGCCCCAGTTCGGGGCTCCCAGCGTCGTCATGGCGTCGGCGCGGTGGACGTCCGGCCACGGGCGGCTACCCTTGCCCGGTGCAGACGATCCTCCTCTTCGTGCTCGGCGTCCTGGTCATGGTCGTCGGGTTGGCCGTGTCGATCGCCCTGCACGAGGTGGGCCACCTCGTGCCGGCGAAGAAGTTCGGCGTGAAGGTCGGCCAGTACATGATCGGCTTCGGGCCGACCGTCTTCTCGCGCAAGAAGGGCGAGACCGAGTACGGCGTCAAGGCGTTGCCCCTCGGCGGCTACATCTCGATGTCGGGCATGTTCCCTCCGGGCAAGACCGGGGGAGGCGCGCGCCAGTCGAGCACCGGCTTCTTCAACACCCTCGTGCAGGACGCCCGGACCGCCAGCGCCGAGACCGTCGACGAGGGCGACGAGTCGCGCACCTTCTACCGCCTGCCCGTGTACAAGCGCGTCGTCATCATGCTCGGCGGGCCGTTCATGAACCTGCTCATCGCGATCGTGCTGTTCGCCGTGCTGCTCTGCGGCTTCGGCGTCCAGCAGGCGAGCACGACCGTCGGCAGCGTCAGCACCTGCGTCCTGCCCGCCGGGTCGACGGAGACGAGCTGCCCGTCCGACGCGCCCGAGGCCCCCGCCTACGCCGCGGGCATGCTGAACGGCGACCGCATCGTGTCGATCGACGGCACGACCGTCACCGACGGCGACCAGATCACGAGCATCCTCCAGCGTTCTCCCGGCGACACCCTCGACGTCGTCGTCGACCGCGACGGCACCGAGCGCACGCTGCAGGTGACGCCGGCGCTGTCCGAGCGGTACGTGACCACGTCGAGCGGGGCCGTGGCGACGAACCCCGACGGCAGTTCGCAGACGCAAGAGGTCGGCTTCGTCGGCATCGGCTTCGCCTACGAGAAGGTACGCGAGCCCGTGACGGCCGTGCTGCCGGCCGTCGGAGACAACATCGCGCACGTCGTCGGCGTCATCGTCACGCTGCCGCAGCGTCTGGTCGGGGTGGCCCAGGCCGCCTTCGGCGGGGCCGAGCGCGACCCGAACGGCCCGGTCAGCGTCGTCGGCGTCGGACGCATGGCGGGTGAGATCGCGAGCCTCGACACCATCCCGGTGGTCGACCGCATCAGCACCCTCGTCGGTCTGCTCGCGAGCCTCAACGTCGCGCTGTTCGTGTTCAACCTGGTGCCGCTCATGCCGCTCGACGGCGGCCACGTGGCCGGAGCCCTCATCGAGGCGATCCGCCGCGGCTTCGCCAAGCTCTTCCGCCGTCCCGATCCGGGCCCGGTCGACACGGCCAAGGCCATCCCCGTGACCTTCGCCATCGTGATCCTGCTCGGGGGCATGACCGTCCTGCTGACCTATGCCGACATCGTGAACCCGATCGACATCTTCGGCTGACGACCGGTGGCGGGCGTCGCGTGACGGGCCGGTCACCCGCCCGTCACGCGGCGTCCAGCGCCGAGGTTTACGATGACACCGTGCCAGCAGTCAATCTCGGAATGCCGAAGGTCCCCGAAGTCCTCGCCCCGCGCCGCAAGACGCGGCAGATCAAGGTCGGCAAGGTGCTCGTGGGCGGCGACGCCCCCGTCAGCGTGCAGTCGATGACCACGACTCCGACCCCCAACATCAACGCCACCCTGCAGCAGATCGCCGAGCTCACCGCCAGCGGCTGCGACATCGTGC
This genomic interval from Frigoribacterium sp. Leaf415 contains the following:
- a CDS encoding asparaginase is translated as MTDPRPAVPSRHPLTASGSVELAVLERSGWDESRHLGAGVVVDADGHELRRVGDADATIYPRSCLKPLQALTVLRSGVSLDGPQAVLATASHAGTRAHLDVVEALLGRSGSTEDDLLCPPDWPGDRTSAREASAKRRLAMNCSGKHASFLLACAENGWDPSSYVATDHPLQAAVRETVAEFTGETVDHAGVDGCGAPVIATTVVGLARAIARITGSVRPTGAGRDDHAAHLVEAVLGDAWAIDGPGRANTVTIDELGVLAKLGAEGVMVMGTTDGVAVAVKVLDGNVRAGTLVALRLLVDEGAVDAAAADRVIERTLEKVTGGDGLVGRIRLGSGLDR
- a CDS encoding OsmC family protein produces the protein MLDHDYAVDVHWTGDRGEGTTSYRSYGRDNTIVATGKQHDILASADRTFHGDADRWNPEELLLAALAQCHLLSYLHVAATAGVVVVAYEDAAVGRMTQTQDGGGRFTSVTLRPRVTVADDDMVERALELHAEASRKCFIAASVAFPVGHEPTVVAASREADRA
- a CDS encoding FKBP-type peptidyl-prolyl cis-trans isomerase encodes the protein MRRSLALLAVPALLLSLAACAGDAGGSSDTATPTSSASSTSDVPLRASGEPQAPQAGFPTVELDADGRPTVTVPEADAPTELGVETLIKGDGATVQAGDTVTVQYQGVIWNTGEIFDESWSRGAPATFSTDQVITGFADGMVGQTVGSQTVVVIPPADGYGEAGAPQAGISGTDTLVFVIDILAVS
- a CDS encoding FKBP-type peptidyl-prolyl cis-trans isomerase, whose product is MTRTAPPRPSTRVRRGRIVALAAVPLVALVLSGCTGGSDQPSPTASGADGDCKAPASGSLSDGVDVTGEVEAAPEVSFDTPLEVTSTQRTTLVEGSGEVAGPGAVANVRIAVYDATTGAEVTSAGFDEGQQPTQLTVSTDYYVPGIVDAIACVPSGSRTVTVASAADMTTATAGEQAATPTPVVIVADVVSIVPTRATGEAQPPEDGFPAVELADDGQPTVTIPPGTDPPSDLQIEVLKKGDGPVVPDPANVTVQYQGVNWTTGEVFDQSWGKGTPTPFSTDQVVPGFAKAMIGQTVGSQVVVIIPPAEGYGEAGQPSAGIGGTDTLVFVIDILAVA
- the dxr gene encoding 1-deoxy-D-xylulose-5-phosphate reductoisomerase, which translates into the protein MRRITILGSTGSIGVQALDVVRAHPDLFEVVGLSAGSDRQGVAAQAAEFGVEHTALGTDESVQLVRDVRADVVLNGITGSVGLAPTLAALDSGASLALANKESLIVGGDLVTQRAAPGQIVPVDSEHSAIAQALRSGSDREVRRLVLTASGGPFRGRTRDSLAAVTPREALAHPTWDMGLVVTTNSSTLVNKGLEVIEAHLLFDVDYDHIDVTVHPQSIVHSMVEFVDGSTIAQASPPDMRLPISLGLAWPDRVDGVGVPLDWTRASTWTFEPLDEQAFPAVRLAKQVGRAGGTYPAVFNAANEQAVLAFHAGRVGYLDILDVVEAVVDRHTAGESSLEGVLDAERWARAEADALLAR
- a CDS encoding M50 family metallopeptidase — encoded protein: MQTILLFVLGVLVMVVGLAVSIALHEVGHLVPAKKFGVKVGQYMIGFGPTVFSRKKGETEYGVKALPLGGYISMSGMFPPGKTGGGARQSSTGFFNTLVQDARTASAETVDEGDESRTFYRLPVYKRVVIMLGGPFMNLLIAIVLFAVLLCGFGVQQASTTVGSVSTCVLPAGSTETSCPSDAPEAPAYAAGMLNGDRIVSIDGTTVTDGDQITSILQRSPGDTLDVVVDRDGTERTLQVTPALSERYVTTSSGAVATNPDGSSQTQEVGFVGIGFAYEKVREPVTAVLPAVGDNIAHVVGVIVTLPQRLVGVAQAAFGGAERDPNGPVSVVGVGRMAGEIASLDTIPVVDRISTLVGLLASLNVALFVFNLVPLMPLDGGHVAGALIEAIRRGFAKLFRRPDPGPVDTAKAIPVTFAIVILLGGMTVLLTYADIVNPIDIFG